One Chlamydiota bacterium DNA window includes the following coding sequences:
- a CDS encoding diaminopropionate ammonia-lyase has product MRSRPIKWVENLRARAGERTEALHRIFPPGIARLTRSFHRQIPGYRVSPLKGLDNLAAMLNLGGIWVKDESLRLELNSFKVLGGSFAVYQFLKKKLGMAHLELPLKELTSPVLMQKLGPITFAAATDGNHGRGVAWAASRLGHTSVIYVHKGTSPVRIKAIESYGAKVIIIDGTYDDAVRQVNVDAQERGWQVISDTSWEGYEEIPIWVMQGYITMFAEAQEQLAAQGIVGPTHLFVQAGVGALAASAIGFYRELFGMKAPVSVVVEPEKAACLYESAKKGDGEPHSFGGALDTIMAGLACGQPSPLAWRLLWDCADVFISCPDYVAAKGMRVYGIPLDGDPIIISGESGAVTLGALMFILRRKDTGPLRELLRLGPQSQVLLINTEGNTDPQHFRDVVWDGADAVPEEYRTA; this is encoded by the coding sequence ATGAGGAGCAGGCCCATCAAGTGGGTCGAGAACCTGCGCGCGCGGGCGGGCGAGCGCACCGAGGCGCTGCACCGGATCTTCCCGCCCGGCATCGCGCGCCTCACGCGGAGTTTCCACCGCCAGATACCCGGCTACCGGGTCAGCCCCCTCAAGGGACTCGACAATCTTGCCGCGATGCTCAACCTCGGCGGCATCTGGGTGAAGGACGAATCCCTCCGCCTCGAGCTGAACTCGTTCAAGGTCCTCGGAGGCTCGTTCGCCGTCTATCAGTTCCTGAAGAAGAAGCTTGGGATGGCGCACCTCGAGCTGCCGCTCAAGGAGTTGACCTCGCCGGTTCTGATGCAGAAGCTCGGGCCGATCACCTTCGCGGCGGCGACGGACGGCAATCACGGCAGGGGGGTCGCGTGGGCGGCGTCGAGGTTGGGGCACACATCGGTCATCTACGTGCACAAGGGGACCTCCCCGGTGCGCATCAAGGCCATCGAGAGCTACGGCGCCAAGGTCATCATCATAGACGGAACGTACGACGACGCGGTGCGGCAGGTGAATGTCGACGCGCAGGAGCGCGGCTGGCAGGTCATATCGGACACCTCGTGGGAAGGGTACGAGGAGATCCCGATCTGGGTGATGCAGGGCTATATCACGATGTTCGCCGAGGCGCAGGAGCAGCTCGCCGCGCAGGGGATCGTCGGGCCGACGCACCTCTTCGTGCAGGCGGGCGTCGGCGCGCTCGCGGCGTCGGCGATCGGTTTCTACCGCGAACTGTTCGGCATGAAGGCCCCCGTCTCGGTGGTGGTGGAGCCGGAGAAGGCGGCGTGCCTGTACGAGTCGGCGAAGAAGGGGGACGGGGAGCCGCACTCGTTCGGTGGCGCGCTGGACACCATAATGGCGGGCCTTGCCTGCGGGCAACCGAGCCCGCTTGCCTGGCGGCTGCTCTGGGACTGCGCCGATGTCTTCATCTCGTGCCCCGACTACGTGGCCGCCAAGGGGATGCGGGTGTACGGCATCCCGCTGGACGGGGACCCGATCATCATATCGGGGGAATCCGGAGCGGTGACGCTCGGCGCGTTGATGTTTATCCTGAGGCGGAAGGATACGGGGCCGCTCAGGGAGCTGCTGCGCCTCGGTCCGCAGTCGCAGGTGCTCCTCATCAACACCGAGGGGAACACCGACCCGCAGCACTTCCGCGATGTCGTGTGGGACGGGGCGGACGCGGTGCCCGAGGAGTACCGCACGGCGTGA
- a CDS encoding alpha-amylase, whose translation MSPANGRPRRPYFPLEFPVSKKEWDRYELGRGIFPEGGEVRVPDFRVLRQIVKRIYERRDDRAFSGVPPKAGQLNATGLLNEIFRAIIRRYCETKNPAAFKKGLAHAKTRLAPNRLRGAIEEFVAAFPPQTVLTGRLAPRKFLAGETGGIPNRQLAAAEMLLLAISNANPALAPAIELFNDETLARETAYPALLRSLESFFRAQPGFGRADTPILDFLREPVSAFPDSLQGQLSYIRERWREYLPEALYYRLLTALDVLKEEEKSGWLGAGPTQVLTFKGLRDDEYPEYARYVDSPEYERFTEDRDWMSKVVLIAKSTYVWLDQLSKKHGRLIRRIDEIPDEELDTLARWGFSGLWLIGIWERSPASRRIKQICGNAEALASAYSLYDYSISRDLGGEEAFRRLKERAWRRGIRLCTDVVPNHTGLYSRWVVEHPERYIQLDSPPFPGYRFTGPDLSGDPRVSLRIEDGYWSRRDAAVVFQRRDTRTGETRYIYHGNDGTSMPWNDTAQLDFLRADVREAVIRTILDVARRFPIIRLDAAMTLAKKHFQRLWYPHPGTGGGIPSRAEHGMLREEFDRRMPHEFWREVVDRVTREMPDTLLLAEAFWMMEGYFVRTLGMHRVYNSAFMNMLKMEENDKYRSVVKNVLEFDPRVLKRFVNFMNNPDERTAVDQFGCGDKYFGVCLMMVTMPGLPMFGHGQIFGFKEKYGMEYRRAYWDEPIDWNLVRRHEAEIFPLMRKRHLFSGVERFALYDFYTGSGRVDENVFAFSNRCGTERAVVLYHNRYAETEGWIRTSCGMAMDYEGGGEKRVVQKTLAEALELNVAPGVHYIFRDQATNLEHIRSGRDLARQGIRARLGAYRFAVYLDFREVADGPEGYYRRLAKSLGWRGVPSVEEAVRELILEPVHAPFVRFTGNTAVETFAADPVAARPGLAKDAAELVRAVSKQTGASGDGRRVREQIAKGMETLARVAAFPPEGSPALDYLRTGFDEGSVFMATALAWVITHNLGALRSREDAAAQGVALMDELLLGKAFAEALRGHGLDAWAAAQRATLLAILTGYHRWADTGREEECLASFRDLLNDGDARLCLGFNRYNGVLWFNRERLETLLYWLYTVSVLGLAAEETASNAEILRGAERRFEIIRRIQDAAEASGYEADRFTALLAPAAPA comes from the coding sequence ATGAGCCCGGCGAACGGTCGGCCCCGCAGGCCGTACTTCCCTCTCGAGTTCCCCGTTTCGAAGAAGGAGTGGGACCGCTACGAACTGGGGCGCGGCATCTTCCCGGAGGGGGGCGAGGTCCGCGTCCCCGACTTCCGCGTCCTCCGGCAGATCGTCAAGAGGATCTACGAACGCCGGGACGACCGGGCGTTCTCCGGCGTGCCGCCGAAGGCGGGGCAACTCAACGCGACCGGCCTCCTCAACGAGATCTTCCGCGCGATCATCAGGCGCTACTGCGAGACGAAGAACCCCGCGGCGTTCAAGAAGGGGCTGGCGCATGCGAAGACGCGCCTCGCTCCGAACCGGCTCCGCGGCGCGATCGAGGAGTTCGTCGCCGCCTTCCCTCCGCAGACGGTCTTGACGGGGCGCCTCGCGCCGCGGAAGTTTCTCGCGGGGGAGACCGGCGGCATCCCCAACCGGCAGCTCGCGGCCGCCGAGATGCTCCTCCTCGCCATCTCGAACGCCAACCCCGCGCTCGCCCCGGCGATCGAGCTGTTCAACGACGAAACACTCGCCCGGGAGACCGCCTACCCGGCCCTTCTCCGGTCGCTCGAGTCGTTCTTCCGCGCCCAGCCCGGCTTCGGCCGCGCCGACACGCCGATCCTGGACTTTCTGCGCGAGCCGGTTTCCGCATTCCCCGACTCGCTGCAGGGACAGCTCTCCTACATCAGGGAGCGCTGGCGCGAGTATCTGCCCGAGGCGCTCTACTACCGGCTCCTCACCGCCCTCGACGTCCTCAAGGAGGAGGAGAAGTCGGGCTGGCTCGGGGCGGGGCCGACGCAGGTCCTCACCTTCAAGGGGCTCCGCGACGATGAGTACCCGGAGTACGCGCGGTACGTCGACTCCCCCGAATACGAGCGCTTCACCGAGGACCGCGACTGGATGTCGAAGGTCGTGCTGATCGCCAAGAGCACCTACGTCTGGCTCGACCAGCTCTCGAAAAAGCACGGCCGCCTGATCAGGCGCATCGACGAGATCCCCGACGAGGAGCTGGACACGCTCGCCCGCTGGGGATTCTCCGGCCTCTGGCTCATCGGCATCTGGGAGCGGAGCCCCGCCTCGCGCCGGATCAAGCAGATCTGCGGCAACGCCGAGGCCCTCGCCTCCGCCTACTCCCTCTACGACTACTCGATCAGCCGCGACCTCGGCGGGGAGGAGGCGTTCCGCAGGTTGAAGGAGCGGGCGTGGCGGCGCGGGATACGGCTGTGCACCGATGTCGTCCCCAACCACACCGGCCTCTACTCGCGGTGGGTCGTCGAGCACCCGGAGCGCTACATCCAGCTCGACTCCCCGCCGTTCCCCGGCTACCGGTTCACCGGCCCCGACCTCTCCGGCGACCCGCGCGTCTCGCTCCGGATCGAAGACGGCTACTGGAGCCGGCGCGACGCCGCCGTCGTCTTCCAGCGGCGCGATACCCGCACGGGCGAAACGCGCTACATCTACCACGGCAACGACGGCACGAGTATGCCGTGGAACGACACGGCGCAGCTCGACTTCCTCCGCGCCGATGTCCGCGAGGCGGTGATCCGCACCATACTCGACGTCGCGAGGCGCTTCCCGATCATCCGCCTCGACGCGGCGATGACGCTCGCCAAGAAGCATTTCCAGCGCCTCTGGTACCCGCACCCCGGCACCGGCGGCGGGATCCCCTCGCGCGCCGAGCACGGGATGCTGCGCGAGGAGTTCGACCGCCGGATGCCGCACGAGTTCTGGCGCGAGGTCGTGGACCGGGTGACCCGCGAGATGCCCGACACGCTTCTGCTCGCCGAGGCGTTCTGGATGATGGAGGGGTACTTCGTCCGCACGCTCGGGATGCACCGCGTCTACAACAGCGCCTTCATGAACATGCTGAAGATGGAGGAGAACGACAAGTACCGGAGCGTGGTGAAGAACGTACTCGAGTTCGACCCGCGGGTGCTCAAGCGGTTCGTCAACTTCATGAACAACCCGGACGAGCGCACGGCGGTCGACCAGTTCGGCTGCGGCGACAAGTACTTCGGCGTCTGCCTGATGATGGTGACGATGCCGGGCCTGCCGATGTTCGGGCACGGGCAGATCTTCGGGTTCAAGGAGAAGTACGGGATGGAGTACCGCCGCGCCTACTGGGACGAGCCGATCGACTGGAACCTCGTCCGGCGCCACGAGGCGGAGATCTTCCCGCTGATGCGGAAACGGCACCTGTTCAGCGGGGTCGAGCGGTTCGCCCTCTACGACTTCTACACCGGCTCCGGCCGGGTGGACGAAAACGTCTTCGCCTTCTCGAACCGTTGCGGGACCGAGCGCGCGGTGGTGCTCTACCACAACCGCTACGCGGAGACGGAGGGGTGGATACGGACCTCATGCGGCATGGCGATGGACTACGAGGGCGGCGGGGAGAAACGGGTCGTCCAGAAGACGCTCGCCGAGGCGCTGGAACTGAACGTGGCGCCCGGCGTCCACTACATCTTCCGCGACCAGGCGACGAACCTCGAGCACATTCGTTCCGGCCGGGATCTGGCCCGCCAGGGGATCCGCGCGCGGCTCGGGGCCTACCGCTTCGCGGTCTATTTGGACTTCCGGGAGGTCGCCGACGGGCCCGAGGGGTACTACCGGCGCCTGGCCAAGTCGCTCGGCTGGCGCGGCGTGCCGAGCGTCGAGGAGGCGGTGCGGGAGCTGATCCTCGAGCCGGTCCACGCGCCGTTCGTCCGGTTCACGGGCAACACGGCGGTCGAAACGTTCGCCGCCGATCCCGTCGCGGCGCGCCCGGGACTCGCCAAAGACGCGGCGGAGCTGGTCCGGGCGGTCTCCAAACAGACGGGCGCCTCGGGCGACGGCCGCCGCGTGCGGGAGCAGATCGCCAAGGGGATGGAAACGCTCGCGCGCGTCGCCGCATTCCCACCCGAAGGGTCGCCCGCGCTCGACTACCTGCGGACGGGGTTCGATGAAGGGAGCGTCTTCATGGCCACCGCCCTCGCGTGGGTCATCACGCACAACCTCGGCGCGCTGCGGTCACGCGAGGACGCCGCGGCGCAGGGCGTGGCCTTGATGGACGAACTGCTGCTCGGGAAGGCGTTCGCAGAGGCGCTCCGGGGGCACGGCCTCGACGCGTGGGCCGCCGCGCAGCGCGCCACGCTCCTGGCCATCCTCACCGGCTACCACCGTTGGGCCGACACCGGCCGCGAAGAGGAGTGCCTCGCCTCGTTCAGGGATCTTCTCAACGACGGCGACGCGCGCCTCTGCCTCGGCTTCAACCGCTATAACGGCGTCCTCTGGTTCAACCGCGAGCGGTTGGAGACCCTCCTCTACTGGCTCTATACCGTGTCGGTCCTCGGCCTCGCCGCCGAAGAAACGGCGTCGAACGCCGAGATTCTCCGCGGCGCCGAGCGGCGCTTCGAGATCATACGGCGCATCCAAGACGCCGCCGAGGCGTCCGGGTACGAGGCGGACAGGTTCACCGCCCTGCTCGCGCCCGCGGCGCCGGCATAG